GCTACATTAAAACGAAGAGCATCAGAAGATGGTGCAGTTCCACCAGCAAAGAAATTTGTATTAGCGTATGTGTTTGATTTACCATATTACGTAAGGCATATTTATAGCAAAGTGCATGATTTGTTTATTGCTATGTTATAGGGGCCCATGGGATCTGGAGATACCTAcgaatgttataatatatgagCGAGCACCATCAAACTTGATGCATGTTCATCCCGAAGTGGAGGCTCTGCGCTGTGCTTTATTGTCAAAGCTACGGCTATGTTATGAAGAATTATGCAAAACTCGCGAATCCATAGACGCGCCGAAAGATTCTTTCAACAGGTGGCTGATGGAACGAAAGGTCATCGATTGCGGTTCAGATCCGTTGCTACCGAGTCAATGCTTCCCCGAGATTTCAATGTCGATGTATCGCGAGATCATGAACGATATTCCCATTAAATTGGTTAGGCCAAAGTTTACGGGAGATGCGAGAAAACAATTGTCCCGTTATGCCGAAGCAGCGAAAAAGATGGTAGAATCGAGAGCAGCATCGCCCGAGAGCCGGAAGGTAGTCAAGTGGAATGCGGAGGACACTTTCCAGTGGTTGAGAAGAACGGTGGGCGCCACGTTCGACGATTTCCAGGACAGACTCGCCCATTTAAAACGACAATGTCAACCACACCTCACAGCAACCGTTAAAGCTAGTGTTGAAGGCATATGCCTGAAAATTTATCATCTGTCGACGGAATATGCGAAAAAGGTGAAAGACAAAAACAACCAGATCCTCAAAGACAATGGTCTGGGGGACGTTATACCGCTAGGTGGTCCTGCTAGCACACAGAGAAAAGTTTGGTGTTATCCAGTGCAATTTTCTCTTCCCACGCCGAGACTTCCACAGGTGGATTACCTGCCTGAACGCGAGCAAATAATGTTACGCTTTCACGGTGACACCATGTACATTAATAACACGCACTTTGCTAAACTGGAACATTTGTATAGGTATAACAGTTTTGacgacaaaaaatttgaaatgtttttgtCACGCGTTTGGTGTATGCTGAAACGCTATCAGACATACCTCGGAAACGATGGCCAAGCAACTCAAATGGCTCTTCCAGTGACAGTTTTCGAATGCCTTCAGAGATCATTTGGGGTCACTTTCGAATGTTTTGCTTCACCTCTAAACTGTTACTTTCGGCAGTATTGTTCAGCGTTCGCTGACACGGACTCGTACTTTGGATCAAGGGGACCATTCTTAGACTTCAGGCCGATTAGTGGATCGTTTCAAGCAAATCCACCCTACTGCGAAGAACTTATGGAAGCTATGGTTAACCACTTCGAACGTCTGTTGGCTGATTCGACTGAGCCTTTGTCATTCGTGGTATTTTTACCAGAATGGCGTGATCCGGCTCCCAATGCACTCTTAAAACTAGAGGGTAGTCACTTTAAACGCAAACAAGTAGTAGTACCTGCTATGGAACACGAATATCGACACGGATTTCAACACATTCTTCCAAAGTATGTTTATACAAATTGTGAttagattttgtaattttttgatatacatcaaacaaaaatattgattaatttttttcttctccatGCCAGAGGTGAAGTAAACATCCGAGCAGTCCACGGCACGCTAGTTGTATGGTTACAAAATCCAGCTGGTGCTGCGCGGTGGGGACCTACGGAAGAACGGGTTGAAGCTTTATTGGAAGCGTGGCGACCCGGACGAGAACGAGAAAGGGATAGGCAAGAGCTTCTTTCCCCGCCGCGACAAACGCATCAACCGATACCAGCAACGCCAGTACCTGTACCAACACCAACTACACCGACGGTGCCACCACCTGCACAGACGCTACCAAGTCATCCTATATAATTGAGTGATATAATATAGTTGAATGATCTtcgtgaaagagagagaacacgtataaatacaaaataggAAAATAGTTTCCTATATTTGGAAATAAACACGATTTATCTCCGAGGAAACTATTTTCTCTTGTAATATAACTTCTTTATTaaggaaatttattttatattttagcagATATAAAATGcagaaagaataaaatgtaaaaaatgaaacaagtgttaggtaattatatatagagaaattaattaaacatagaaacaatatataaacgtTACTTTAtaacgtttattttataatcaacaatattttcatgCTAAAATTCTTTGACAGCATGAATATCAGTTACAATCTTGCAGAAATTGATTATTGATAATTGATGCGTGATTGATGAACATTATTTGGCTATATATCAGCAACGGAATAAAATTCTGTTACTTATTTCTATTCAGCCTTGATAAAtggtaaaattaatgtaaatattacattgagAAACGTACATCTCTAATGTATAAAAAGAGTTTACTTATCGAGAAAACAAGCTCACATTGCAGAAAGTCTAAACTTTGCAATAGGAGTTAATTGTTGTTGATTGTTGCGATCATTGGACTTTGTGACATGTGATGctttaaatattagatatactTGCAATGTGcaagataaaaattgatgCTATTGTAAATTTCAGGAAATTAGATATAAAGAAGTAACAAATGTACAGGCGTAtgttgtatgtatgtacgtacgcgGATGTAAGTGGTAGGCGTGTGTATCATAACTTTGCTTTGATCGGAGAAAAGTTTCTATCAAAAAACTGCGATAAAATTGTccatcatatatttttaatcatgataatctttttctttaacataacaaaaaatatacgtgAGAAAAAAGTTAGCTACgcgttttgttttaaatagcTCTTTGTCagtgcaatattatatatcaatttataagtc
This sequence is a window from Monomorium pharaonis isolate MP-MQ-018 chromosome 3, ASM1337386v2, whole genome shotgun sequence. Protein-coding genes within it:
- the LOC105837779 gene encoding mRNA (2'-O-methyladenosine-N(6)-)-methyltransferase isoform X1, with amino-acid sequence MVLLIYFATKCISNMNEVSGGKQDVPNTSNWEALSGGQSVSSLSPMHHHQVLQQDTNSTVAQVIVPTPVKLQTPILTPVQTVAEHCPQLGHIQQPPLITQGTPPGSFPELELSLELQQQGWKKFWSKRENRPYFWNKLTGESLWVVPSLKPQFDPITDPLGICGVPPPPGNGTIPSTPGATLKRRASEDGAVPPAKKFVLAGPWDLEIPTNVIIYERAPSNLMHVHPEVEALRCALLSKLRLCYEELCKTRESIDAPKDSFNRWLMERKVIDCGSDPLLPSQCFPEISMSMYREIMNDIPIKLVRPKFTGDARKQLSRYAEAAKKMVESRAASPESRKVVKWNAEDTFQWLRRTVGATFDDFQDRLAHLKRQCQPHLTATVKASVEGICLKIYHLSTEYAKKVKDKNNQILKDNGLGDVIPLGGPASTQRKVWCYPVQFSLPTPRLPQVDYLPEREQIMLRFHGDTMYINNTHFAKLEHLYRYNSFDDKKFEMFLSRVWCMLKRYQTYLGNDGQATQMALPVTVFECLQRSFGVTFECFASPLNCYFRQYCSAFADTDSYFGSRGPFLDFRPISGSFQANPPYCEELMEAMVNHFERLLADSTEPLSFVVFLPEWRDPAPNALLKLEGSHFKRKQVVVPAMEHEYRHGFQHILPKGEVNIRAVHGTLVVWLQNPAGAARWGPTEERVEALLEAWRPGRERERDRQELLSPPRQTHQPIPATPVPVPTPTTPTVPPPAQTLPSHPI
- the LOC105837779 gene encoding mRNA (2'-O-methyladenosine-N(6)-)-methyltransferase isoform X2, which gives rise to MYFATKCISNMNEVSGGKQDVPNTSNWEALSGGQSVSSLSPMHHHQVLQQDTNSTVAQVIVPTPVKLQTPILTPVQTVAEHCPQLGHIQQPPLITQGTPPGSFPELELSLELQQQGWKKFWSKRENRPYFWNKLTGESLWVVPSLKPQFDPITDPLGICGVPPPPGNGTIPSTPGATLKRRASEDGAVPPAKKFVLAGPWDLEIPTNVIIYERAPSNLMHVHPEVEALRCALLSKLRLCYEELCKTRESIDAPKDSFNRWLMERKVIDCGSDPLLPSQCFPEISMSMYREIMNDIPIKLVRPKFTGDARKQLSRYAEAAKKMVESRAASPESRKVVKWNAEDTFQWLRRTVGATFDDFQDRLAHLKRQCQPHLTATVKASVEGICLKIYHLSTEYAKKVKDKNNQILKDNGLGDVIPLGGPASTQRKVWCYPVQFSLPTPRLPQVDYLPEREQIMLRFHGDTMYINNTHFAKLEHLYRYNSFDDKKFEMFLSRVWCMLKRYQTYLGNDGQATQMALPVTVFECLQRSFGVTFECFASPLNCYFRQYCSAFADTDSYFGSRGPFLDFRPISGSFQANPPYCEELMEAMVNHFERLLADSTEPLSFVVFLPEWRDPAPNALLKLEGSHFKRKQVVVPAMEHEYRHGFQHILPKGEVNIRAVHGTLVVWLQNPAGAARWGPTEERVEALLEAWRPGRERERDRQELLSPPRQTHQPIPATPVPVPTPTTPTVPPPAQTLPSHPI
- the LOC105837779 gene encoding mRNA (2'-O-methyladenosine-N(6)-)-methyltransferase isoform X3 — protein: MNEVSGGKQDVPNTSNWEALSGGQSVSSLSPMHHHQVLQQDTNSTVAQVIVPTPVKLQTPILTPVQTVAEHCPQLGHIQQPPLITQGTPPGSFPELELSLELQQQGWKKFWSKRENRPYFWNKLTGESLWVVPSLKPQFDPITDPLGICGVPPPPGNGTIPSTPGATLKRRASEDGAVPPAKKFVLAGPWDLEIPTNVIIYERAPSNLMHVHPEVEALRCALLSKLRLCYEELCKTRESIDAPKDSFNRWLMERKVIDCGSDPLLPSQCFPEISMSMYREIMNDIPIKLVRPKFTGDARKQLSRYAEAAKKMVESRAASPESRKVVKWNAEDTFQWLRRTVGATFDDFQDRLAHLKRQCQPHLTATVKASVEGICLKIYHLSTEYAKKVKDKNNQILKDNGLGDVIPLGGPASTQRKVWCYPVQFSLPTPRLPQVDYLPEREQIMLRFHGDTMYINNTHFAKLEHLYRYNSFDDKKFEMFLSRVWCMLKRYQTYLGNDGQATQMALPVTVFECLQRSFGVTFECFASPLNCYFRQYCSAFADTDSYFGSRGPFLDFRPISGSFQANPPYCEELMEAMVNHFERLLADSTEPLSFVVFLPEWRDPAPNALLKLEGSHFKRKQVVVPAMEHEYRHGFQHILPKGEVNIRAVHGTLVVWLQNPAGAARWGPTEERVEALLEAWRPGRERERDRQELLSPPRQTHQPIPATPVPVPTPTTPTVPPPAQTLPSHPI